Proteins encoded together in one Bacillota bacterium window:
- a CDS encoding 4Fe-4S cluster-binding domain-containing protein, translated as MRNIITYDFGESLILVSKVNSNQLAITKKNFDNKKELEIFLIKNHMFDEIPFSFTNHLNYFKTIYICLHSSAGCNLNCKYCFNKEKSNNSISFEDSKKFIDLLITRFPNAGKYIVDPTGSGEPLLKMDLMLEIAKYCKEKSNQIRKEVLPMLVTNGTLLHKDNVKLLQNAGYIFGISIDGTKKQHDANRIFPLGKGSYNTIIKNIKQIKEKQYLGGAVTLTKSNQDVLTTFLHLKKIFPTISIKPVRNFNKNGGIDETNVEQIKREYTKLNQYLLRKTLAGNLNDVGILLNGDDYFGKFLTRVILNQKVLTRCDTGVGRMSLTADNKIVSCPGAIGIPELEIGTLNEGFDDKKIENIWSTLSNKSKCSDCEANFVCGGECLVVSYYSHNRIDGFDLVMCNLKKHLFYLAVLFKFAILNHSLDLYEILYEGCQTKTKRFDEDLELKAVLSKTNNQYSFQELKNVKDNFKEEFNRIKRETL; from the coding sequence GTGAGAAATATTATTACTTATGATTTCGGTGAATCATTAATATTGGTAAGTAAAGTTAATAGTAATCAGTTAGCTATTACAAAGAAGAATTTTGACAATAAAAAAGAATTGGAAATTTTTTTAATAAAAAATCATATGTTTGATGAAATTCCATTTTCATTCACAAATCATCTAAATTACTTTAAGACAATCTATATTTGTCTTCATTCATCAGCTGGATGTAATTTAAATTGTAAATACTGTTTTAATAAAGAAAAATCAAACAATTCTATATCTTTTGAAGATTCTAAGAAATTTATTGATTTGCTTATTACTAGATTTCCAAATGCAGGTAAATACATAGTAGATCCAACTGGGTCTGGCGAGCCATTATTAAAAATGGATTTAATGTTAGAGATTGCAAAATATTGTAAAGAAAAGAGTAATCAAATTAGAAAAGAAGTACTTCCCATGTTAGTCACAAATGGAACATTACTTCACAAAGATAATGTTAAATTATTACAAAACGCAGGATATATATTTGGAATTAGCATTGATGGAACAAAAAAGCAGCATGATGCAAATAGAATATTTCCGCTTGGCAAAGGAAGCTATAATACTATAATTAAAAATATAAAACAAATAAAAGAAAAGCAATATTTGGGAGGGGCAGTTACACTAACAAAAAGCAATCAAGATGTATTAACCACATTTCTTCATTTAAAAAAAATCTTTCCAACAATTAGCATTAAACCAGTACGAAATTTTAATAAGAATGGAGGGATCGATGAAACAAATGTTGAACAGATAAAAAGAGAATACACAAAATTGAATCAATATCTTTTAAGAAAAACTTTAGCAGGAAATCTGAACGATGTAGGGATTCTCTTAAATGGAGATGACTACTTCGGTAAATTTCTAACAAGAGTCATTTTAAATCAAAAAGTTTTAACGAGATGTGATACTGGTGTTGGAAGAATGTCGCTCACTGCGGATAACAAGATTGTAAGTTGTCCTGGTGCAATTGGAATTCCTGAATTAGAAATTGGTACATTAAATGAAGGATTTGACGATAAGAAAATTGAAAATATTTGGAGTACGCTTTCTAACAAGAGCAAGTGCAGTGATTGTGAAGCAAATTTTGTATGCGGTGGAGAATGTTTAGTAGTATCCTATTATTCACACAATAGAATTGATGGATTTGATTTAGTCATGTGTAATTTAAAAAAGCATTTATTCTATCTTGCTGTATTATTTAAGTTTGCAATACTAAATCACAGTTTGGATTTGTATGAAATTTTGTATGAAGGTTGTCAAACTAAAACGAAAAGATTTGATGAAGATTTGGAGCTAAAAGCTGTACTAAGCAAAACAAATAATCAATATTCTTTCCAAGAATTAAAAAATGTGAAAGATAACTTCAAAGAAGAATTTAATAGAATAAAACGAGAAACACTATAA